GGACGGCGCCCTGCAACGGGAGCTGGAGAAGTACGGCCTGCCCTACAACGGCTCGGGCGTGGAGTCGAGCAGCATCACCATCAACAAGTTCGAGACGAACCGCCGCCTGCGCCAGGCCGGCCTGCGCGTGGCTGAGCACCGCATGGCCAGCCGCCTGGAGTGGCAAGCCGACCCCGAGGGCTTCTACCGCAGCCTCGAAACCCAGTTCCGCTACCCCTTCATTGCCAAGCCCGCCGACGACGGCTGCTCCTCGGCCGTGAAGAAAATCAAGAACCGCGCGGAGCTGGAGGCCTTCACCCGCCTCATCTTCCGCGACCAGGAAGACCTCACGCCCCAGGAAGCCACCACGCTCAGCCTGGGCTTTAAAGAGGAATTTCCGCGCAAAGACGCCTTCCTGGTCGAAACGCTGATTGACCGGGACGGCGCGGCTCACTTCCTCGAAATTACGGGCGGCCTGCTCACGCACTGGAGCGAAAGCGGGGAGTTGCAAATTGAGGTGTTTGAGGCCTCCGAAGCCCTGGCCACGGGCGAGGTGCTGAGCCTGGAGGAGAAGTTTCTGGCCGGCGAAGGGCAGAACATTACGCCCGCCCGCTACGCCCCGGAGCCCGCGGAGCGCCAGCGCATTTCGGAGGAAGTGAAAAAGGAGCTGCGCCGGGTGGCCGAAATCCTGAACATCCAGGGCTACGCCCGCATCGACGCCTTCGTGCGGGCGCGCCAGAACGGGGCCGTGGAGGTCATTATCATTGAGGTAAACTCCCTGCCCGGCATGACGCCCGCCACCTGCATCTTCCACCAAACCGCCCTGGCCGGCTACACGCCCTACGACTTCATCGACCAGATTTTGGAGTTTGGGAAAGAGAGAAGTGAGAGGTTAGAAGTGAGAAGTTAGAAGTGAGACAGAAGAAGCGAGAAGTAAGACTTGTTCTGCTTTTCGCACATTCACTTCTTCCGTCGCCCCTCTGACCTCTAATCTCTGACTTCTCCCGTCTCACCTCTTACTTCTAACCTCTCACTTCTCCCATAGAATGTCTTTTCTGCGCTCTGATACGCCCGTCGACCTGCTCAAGCACGTGCTAGTGATGCTGCTGGCAGCGGCCCTGCTGGTATTCGGGTTTTTTTACGTGTACCTGCCTATCACCACCAACCACGGCGAAACCATTGTGGTGCCCAAAATTACGGGCATGAACCAGGCCGACCTGGATGACTACCTCGACGAGCGAAGCCTGGCCTACTTCGTGGACGACAGCACCTACAACGCCGCCATTCGGCCCGGCACAGTGCTTACCCAGGAGCCCCGCCCCGGCGACAAGGTGAAGGAAGGCCGCAAAATCTACGTTTCGGTGGCTATGAAAAACCCGCCGGTGATTAAGATGCCCAAGCTGACCGACGGCTCAGTGAAAAACGCCCAGATGATTCTGAAAAGCTACGACCTGGTGGTGGGGCAAATCAAGCTGGTGCCCAACATCCAGCAGAATGCCGTGCTGAAACAGTCGGTGGGCGGCAAGGAAATAGCGCCCGGCGCCCCCATTGCCAAAGGCACCCGCGTGGACCTGGAAGTGGGTGACGGCCTGGGCAACCAGGAATTCCCGGTGCCCAATCTCGTGAACATGCCCGCCGACGAAGCCATGACCCTGCTGGCCGGCCAGGGCCTGACCGTGGGCGAGAAATTCTACCAGCCCGCCGAGGAAGGCCAGGCCGAAGGCACCGTGGTGCGGCAGCGCCCCGCCCCCAGCCCCGGCACCACCATCCGCATGGGCCAGCTCGTGGACCTCTGGATTGCCGGCAAAGAGCCCGTGGGCGCCGTCGAATAGCCACTAGCCACTGCTCGTGCACTATCATCAGGAAAGGTTCGTTGTGTGTCGCAACGAACCTTTTCCTTTGAACGAGTGAAGGTAGGCTCTGGCTTACGTGAACTGTCATTCCGACGCAGGAGGAATCTGGGTTACTCACTAGATGTCAAACCCAGATTCCTCCTGCGTCGGAATGACAGTTCAGATGGTTTGTTCTGGCGGGCCGGGGTCCAGTTTCCGGGCACTCGTTTACTTCCTTGTCTTTACTTTGCTGGCATGTCTTCTTTTTCCCGTTATCTGCTGAGTCTGCTGGGTGGCCTGGCCCTGCTGGCCGGCACCGCGGCCCCGGCCCAGGTGCTGGTACGTCCCTTGGGGCCTGAGCCTACGCCCGAGCCGGCGCCCACGGCTGGTACTGCGCGGCGGCCTACCGCGCTGGCCTTGCCTTTCTTCGATGATTTCAGCAGCCAGCGCGAAGGCCGGCCCAGTGTGCAGCGCTGGGAAACCGGGGGCGGCACCCTCGTCAACAGCCGGTTTGCCCGGCGGCCCCCGTCGCGGGGCGTGGCCACCCTGGATGGTCTCGATGCCGCCGGCCGCTCCCGTGGCCCCGTGTCGCTGATTGGCGACGCCGACTCGCTGGTGTCGCAGCCGCTGGACCTGAGCCAGCTGGGGCCGGGCAACAACGTCTACCTCAGCTTTTACTGGCAGGCTGGCACGCTGGTGGGGCCGCCCGCCCCCAGCGGCACGCGCCCCATTGCCTTGTACGTCGATTTTCTGGACCGCAGCGGCTTGTGGCGCGAGGTGTGGCGGCTTAACAGCCGCGGCGACACCACCAACTTCCGCTTCAAGGCCCTCCGCCTCGACCAGACCAGCTACTTCCACAACAGCTTCCAGTTCCGGTTCCGAACCACCGGGCAGCTCTACAACCGCCGCGACGCCTGGAGCATCGACTACGTGCGCCTGGACCGCAACCGCACCGCCACCGACTCCACCTTCCGCGACATTGCCACCAGCCGCCCCCTGCCCAGCGCCCTGCGCCGCTACGCGGCCATGCCCGCTACGCAGTTCAACCGCAACCCCGCCCAGGAGCTGGCCACGCGCACGGTTACCACCATCAACAACTTCGACATTGGCCCGGCACCCACGCCCATTACCTGGACCGGCACGCTGGAGGTGCTGCCGGGCGGGCCGCGCACCCAGTTTCTGGCCGGTGGCCGCTCCCTCGACGCCAATGCCCGCCAGCAGCCCGTAATCGGCAACCCCAGCACGGCCGCCGTGCCCACTACGGCCACGCCCAAGGTGCTGCGCCAGCGCATCACCCTGCTCACCAACGAAACCAACCCGCTCACGCTGCCCAACGACACCATCACGCGCCTGACGGAGCTGAGCGACTACTACGCCTACGACGACGGCACCCCTGAGGCCACCATCACCCTGCCGCCCACGTCCACGGGCCCGCCCAGCTACCTGGCCCTGGGCTTCGACCTCAACCAGCCCGACCAGGTGCGGGCCATCCGGCTGTATCTGGTGAGTGCGGCGGCGGGCCGCACCATCACGGTGAATGTGTGGGACGATGCCAACGGCCAGCCGGCCGCCACGCCCAAAGCCACCCAGGCCGTCACTATTCCGGCTAATCTGCCGGCCGGGCAGTTTCTGGAAGTGGCCTTCCGGCAGCCCGTGCCCGTGAGCGGACGGTTTTATGCCGGCTTTGGCGAGGCCCCCACTCAGCAGAACGTGGAGCTGGGCTTCGACCTGAACAACGCCACCCCGGTGGGGAGTCTGTTCGTCAACTCGTTGGGGGCGTGGTCGGTAGTGCGCACGGCTTCTGCCACTAGCCCCGAGGGGTCTATGCTGCTGCGGCCGGTGCTGGGCAGCACCACCACGTCCGTAGCCCCTGGTGCAAACACTACGGCCGGGCCACTGCTCTACCCCAACCCCACCCCCGATGGCCGGGTGCAGGTGCGCGGCTCCTACGTGCACGCCACCGTGCTCGACGTGCGCGGCCGCGTGGTCTGGACCCAACCGTCTGCCCAAGCCGGCCAACCTACCCTGGAGCTGCCCCGCTTGGCTGCCGGCGCCTACTTCGTGCGCCTGCGCCTGCCCGACGGCCGCCAAGCCACTAAGCCGCTGCTGATTGGGTGGTAAAATGAGCGGGAGTGGGGAGGTAAATCGTGGTCTTGATCTGGTGTCCGGCGCTAGCCGAGCCCAAGGCCAGCGAAGCCAGGGCTTTTTTGGCGCCTGAGCACCCACACCGGAACAGCTACCGCATGGACGGTGGCTGCCCAAGCCGCTGGCCTGATGCGCCACATGCTACAGCCGACAGCTACCTTTGCGACACCTTTCACCGCACTACCCCATCACCTTCTTATGAACGACATCACTTCTGCCGAGCTGAAAGAGCGCCAGGCGGCCGGCACCGCCCCGGTCATCATCGACGTGCGCGAAACCTGGGAAAACGCCGAGTCCCGCATTGAGGGCAGCCAGAACATCCCGCTGGGTGAGCTGCCCGGCAAGCTGGAGGACCTGGAAGAGCTGAAGGACCGCGAAGTAGTGGTGCATTGCAAGGCTGGGGGCCGCTCCGCCTCCGCTAAAGCCTTCCTTATCCAGCAAGGATTCCAGAACGTGCGCAACCTGCTAGGAGGCATTCAGGACTACCAGCAGGC
This region of Hymenobacter sp. YIM 151500-1 genomic DNA includes:
- a CDS encoding PASTA domain-containing protein, whose amino-acid sequence is MSFLRSDTPVDLLKHVLVMLLAAALLVFGFFYVYLPITTNHGETIVVPKITGMNQADLDDYLDERSLAYFVDDSTYNAAIRPGTVLTQEPRPGDKVKEGRKIYVSVAMKNPPVIKMPKLTDGSVKNAQMILKSYDLVVGQIKLVPNIQQNAVLKQSVGGKEIAPGAPIAKGTRVDLEVGDGLGNQEFPVPNLVNMPADEAMTLLAGQGLTVGEKFYQPAEEGQAEGTVVRQRPAPSPGTTIRMGQLVDLWIAGKEPVGAVE
- a CDS encoding T9SS type A sorting domain-containing protein, whose product is MSSFSRYLLSLLGGLALLAGTAAPAQVLVRPLGPEPTPEPAPTAGTARRPTALALPFFDDFSSQREGRPSVQRWETGGGTLVNSRFARRPPSRGVATLDGLDAAGRSRGPVSLIGDADSLVSQPLDLSQLGPGNNVYLSFYWQAGTLVGPPAPSGTRPIALYVDFLDRSGLWREVWRLNSRGDTTNFRFKALRLDQTSYFHNSFQFRFRTTGQLYNRRDAWSIDYVRLDRNRTATDSTFRDIATSRPLPSALRRYAAMPATQFNRNPAQELATRTVTTINNFDIGPAPTPITWTGTLEVLPGGPRTQFLAGGRSLDANARQQPVIGNPSTAAVPTTATPKVLRQRITLLTNETNPLTLPNDTITRLTELSDYYAYDDGTPEATITLPPTSTGPPSYLALGFDLNQPDQVRAIRLYLVSAAAGRTITVNVWDDANGQPAATPKATQAVTIPANLPAGQFLEVAFRQPVPVSGRFYAGFGEAPTQQNVELGFDLNNATPVGSLFVNSLGAWSVVRTASATSPEGSMLLRPVLGSTTTSVAPGANTTAGPLLYPNPTPDGRVQVRGSYVHATVLDVRGRVVWTQPSAQAGQPTLELPRLAAGAYFVRLRLPDGRQATKPLLIGW
- a CDS encoding rhodanese-like domain-containing protein; translation: MNDITSAELKERQAAGTAPVIIDVRETWENAESRIEGSQNIPLGELPGKLEDLEELKDREVVVHCKAGGRSASAKAFLIQQGFQNVRNLLGGIQDYQQA